AATTAAACAAATCAGACTTACTAGAGGCCGTTTGAAGCTCTGTGTATACCCTCCAAAAAAACCATAAAACCAATAAATAAACCATTGGAAATAATCTCTTTCATTCCAAAGGCTTTGTTGCCTTATTTTCATTTCACTTACATAGGCAAAACCTGAAAGTTCCCAGTTTTTACTATTGTCAAAGTTCTTTTTTAACTGGCGGTAATTATATTCCAAGTCACCGAGGCTATAATTTACATCATCGTCAAGGTAAATATTAGCTTCCCTTAAATAGAATTCTTCTCTTAGAATAATGCGGTCATTACCTTGCCAATTACAGTTTAAAAAAGCAGCGTCTTGAATATCACATTTATAAAATGAAATTGCCTTCATATTACATTGCCTAAACATGATATTGTTTTTGAATGCAAAATCAATAAATATCAAAATATTATTGGGAGTAGATTCTATGTTTTCAAATAATACTTCATTATCCCCAACGATGATTCTTTTAAAAACACACTTTTTAAAATTAGTATCAATGAAGTTGGCATCCGATTGAAAACTAGACCTATAAAAGTAGGTTTCATCCTTAAATGTCGTTTTATAAAAGAAAGTATCATTAAAAAACCCACATCTACTGAAAATGGCACTTCCTTTAAATAATGCAAAATTAAAGTTGGATTCAGATAAGAATTTGACCCCCAAAAAACTCGCGGTATTAAAGAAGGCTACAAATTTGAAATCTATGAAACCTAAAAAAGTAGAGTAGTCAAAATAAATAGATTCTTTAAATTCGGAAAGCTCACCTTCCTTCCAAAAATTAACATCTTTTTTTTTGGGATCATTCCTTTTTCTTGCAAAGTAATCCTCCTCGAATTCGGGAAAGACATATCCAATGAATTCGAAATCTTTTTTATCTATTTTATACTCGCGGATACGCCTCCAAAATTCAGCAACCTTATTTTTGTCCCACTTCTTTTCCCCTTTGGCATTGGTAGCATACCACTCGGATTTATCACTCTTGAAATAATTTTCTAACTCTTCGTTTTGCATGTTATGCCCTAGCTTTTCATCTAATAATATAATGGTATTTGGTTATATTAAGACCTTAATTTAGTCAATTGGTTTCGATAAAACCTTGTTCTCATGGAATATCCTCTGCATAGAATCCGCCTATTGGAAAAACACCTATCAACAAAAGAAGTCGCCTTGGTATTGTGCAAATCTACTAGTTGGGTAAGAATACATAAGAACCTGTTTGATTGGAAAAGGAAGGGTAGGCGAAATCTAAAATATGAACTTACTTCTGTAATTCAGGTTTATTGGAAGTACTACCATCAGAACCTTTTAAATCAAGACTTGTGGTAATACGGCCGTGTATCAAAGTTCTCGACAATATATTTTTGATCTTCAGCTTTTTTCAACTTAACAATACCATCCACCAAATATTCGTATTGTGGATTTGCATCATAATTTTCACCTTTCCAATAACTTTTTATTAAATGGATATTTTTATTGCGCTCATAGGCATCAATCCACTTTGAGTCTGCCTTGTGCACTTTGATAAAATCAACTTCTACTGGTGCAATGCGGAAATTTTTTCGATTAGAAAACATGTTTTTGAGCATGGTTCTACCATCGATATTGTCTTCGGCAAGAAATAAACAAGTGAACCTACTAGGGAGGTTAGAATCAATCAATCTTCTTATTTTTTCAAATTCTATTTCAAGCTCTGCAATCCTATGAATTTTTTCAATATCCGTATCTGAATAGAGTTTAGTGTTGGTGATGCCTAATCCAATTTTGAGGCCGTTTCTTGCCCAGTTCGATAAGGCAACATATTGAAATCTTGGCCCAACAAACCCAAGTTTCGTTGAATCCAAATCTGTTAAAAGACTATCTGGGTTAGCGTTGTAAAGTGGATATTCCTCATTCTTGAAGGTATGATAATGTGCTATTAAAGGTGATGTAAGTTGATTCGTATTTATAAGATTAAAACATACTAGAGGCTCATCTAAGTCAATAAAATAAATGAATTCTTTCGCTTTTAAGGAATAAAAAGATTGTTTGAGCATAATCAGGCAAGATATATCATATGATTCCTTTAGAATTCCGTTATTAATATGGATTTTAACCACCCAAAAGCAGCCTCTTGATCATACTTGATTTCAGGCCTCAATAAAGCCTCCATATCCCCGATAAAATTTGGGTCTTTTTCTTTTTCCTCAATATTCAACAAGAACTCCTTTTTGCTTGGCGGCTTGCCTACGGAAAAAGACATGTATTCATTGAAGCATTTTAGAATTAGTTCATGGTCTAATTCCAGATGCAATCTGGCATAGTCTAAATCGAAGAGGTCTCGCCCTTTGCTACGTTGGTATAATGCCCTCAATTTGGTGCCTAGTAATTCATTGATGTTATAAGTCCTGATGGAAGCACTTCCTGAAAACCACTCACTTTTTACTTCAAATGGGAATTCTACCCAAGGCAATACATTGAAGTGTTCCTTGCAATTGATTTCCAGCTTTAGCCTTCGGGGTTCTTCTTCATATTCCGAAGTGAAGCGGTAAAGTATCTTTGCACCATGGCCCTTTACTTGGGTTCGCCGATCTTGTTCAAAGAAATCTATTACTTCGCCGATACGCTTCATAATTGGTTTTATTGGCCCCTCTTTGATCTGTACTAGGTCGATATCCTCAGAATATCGTGGTGCGGGATTAAGATAAAGTTTGTGCAATGCGGTACCGCCCCTAAACGCTAGATTTTCATTTAAAAAATCATCTGAGAAAATTGCCACCAAAGCTCTACTAATGACCAAATCTTGTTCGACCTGGGCAAATTCTTTCCATGGGGCATATTCGCGCCATTGTGCTATGTATGGTTTTGGAATCATAAGTCGCTCTCCAATTTTAGATTAACATCGACTTTCCATTTGTTATCTACTGCGCCCGGACGTTGTTTTGAATTGGGCTGTAACAATACGGGATATATTTTTTGTTTTGCCAAGTCTTCAAAAATCTGTTCGCATAAACTATTATCTGCATCTATTTCGGAAATTAAAAATCCCAAACGTTGTAGTGTAGCTTTTTGGCTATACCAGTTCAACAAATCGGTCAAGTCGTCTGCGGTAACCGCTTCCAATAATTCTTCTATTGTGGAAAGCATCCGATTAAGTCCTCCTAATTTATTCTGATAATGAACAAGGTCGAGCAGCGTTAAAGCGGGACTTGAAATTTGATAAACTCCGGCATCCGACTTTTCGAAAAGGATGTTTTTTTTCGGCCATGCCGACGTGGTTAAAAATCGGATATCGAATGGCGGTTTTTGTATGTCCAAAGGTTTTGGTGCTTGTGTCATTACATAGTCCCGTTGAATTTGTTGATGGCTTGCACCATAGACCTTTGCCGCACTATAAAAACCCAAATAGTAGCTGCGTTCGAGGAATACAAAAAGTTTATGGATATAGAGATTTATAGGCAACTTTCCCAGATTGGAATACCTTGGCGTAAATATGACATAGAAATTCTGCCGGAGGTTAAAGACTTCCTTCTTTTCTATAAGGCGAGCCAATTCCCTTAGAATTGCAGTTTTCCCCTTGTCGGTTTCCTGCAACAGCTCATCCATAGAGAAGGCATATTCCTCTACGGACAAGAGTTTTTTAATGTATTCGGCAACCGTCATTGTAGTAATTATTTGAGCAATATACCGAAAAAAGGTATAACACTAAAATAAATACTACAAAATTTACACTTCTATTAATTATATAATTTAAGTAAATAGACAGAATCAATAAAAGTGATTCACGGAACGGATGCTTTTATAGAAAATATTGAGGGTCAATTTATTGAAAGACGCGAAAAACTCCTGAGGATACTATGTTACATGCTGGCTTTTCCATCCTGCTTTGTTCCTGAAGCGACGAAAACACCGCCACGGTTGAAAGAATCATCTACTTTGAAATCCGAGACTTTGGTCTTTTAAATATTGCCAAATTGGTCTGTCCACTTCTCCTTTTCCAATCCATTTGACAAATTGGCCTCTTAAACTTGGTTTTTCAAGATACCAGTCCAAAATCACGATTCTACCCTTTGGGCTTAACATTGACACCATGTTATCGATTATGTTCCGCCATTCTGGTAATCCTGAAAGTCCAAGGTCGCAAAAAATGGCGTCGATTTTAATTTGTCCTTTTCGCTCCGAATATTTAACAAGCCAATTTTGGTCTATCTTGGTTGCGTTATACAATTCCAGATCAATATTTGTCCATCTGTTTTTTTCGGTTTTCCGTTTTGCTTGGTCGAGCATTCCGCCGGATAGGTCAATTCCTATAATCAGTCCCGAATTTTCCAGATAGCTCTGAAAATATTTGAAATTCACTCCGGTTCCGCAAGGTAAGTTCAATACAGTTTGTCCTTTTTTTAATTCAAGTTCCTCAATCGCATATTTTCTAGCGTTTTTGTAGTACCAATTTGAGATATAATCATAGATTTTCGAAATCTTATCGTAGTAGCGGATTGCCTTTTCCTGCTCCTTTTTTGTTCCGTTCATTTTTGTTGCCATCGTGATTTTCGTTCAGCTTGCATGTAACGCCATAATATGTGTGCTGGTAGGTATCTTGAAATTTTGTTGATAATACCAATAATTTAAGTTTTATAATGAAGGTGGTCCATAAAACAACCATTATACAGGGCTGCAATTTCAAAGGTCTTTTTATATTAGTGGTCTATTGCCACTTCATCCGCTGCAACCGAACCGCGTTGAAAATAGCCAAAAGCGCCACGCCCACATCTGCAAAAACCGCTTCCCACATCGTTGCCAAGCCACCTGCACCCAGAATAAGCACTATTATTTTTACCCCGAAAGCCAGACCGATATTCTGCCATACGATACTCCGCGTTGAACGTCCAATTTTAATCGCCCTTGCAATCTTGCTCGGTTGGTCGGTCTGGATAATTACATCCGCAGTTTCGATGGCCACATCGCTGCCCAGACCTCCCATCGCAATACCCACATCACTCGCAGCCAATACGGGTGCATCATTGATGCCGTCGCCTATAAAAGCAACTTTTGTTTTGGGTTGTTTTTTGAGTTCTTCGACTTCGTTCAATTTGTCCTCGGGCAACAATCCGCCTTTCGCCCAATCAATATTTAGTTCATTGGAGACTTGCTGCGTAATGGAATCTTTGTCGCCAGAAAGCATTATGATTTTTGTAATTCCCGCATCCCTAATTTGTTTTATGGCCTGGTGCGCATCTTCCTTAAGTTCATCTGCAATGGTCACATAGCCTGCAAATTTCCCATCAATGGCAACCATTACAATGGATTCCACGATACTGTCCGTTTCCATGGGCACCTCTATGTTTTTCGAGGTCATCAATGCCTTGTTGCCCACCAAAACGGTTTGTCCGTTGACCGTTCCCTTTAATCCCTTTCCGGCAACCTCTGAAACATCGGTAGCCTTATAATCCAAACCATCCGCTTTATATTCCAGTATCGCCTTGGCAATGGGATGGGTGGATTGTTCTTCCATCGCCATCAGGTATTTCATAAACTCAGCTTCGTCAAATGTGATGGAATTGATTTCCTTGATTTTAAAAACCCCTTTCGTAACGGTTCCGGTCTTGTCCATTACGACCGTATTTACCTTGGTCATGGCATCCAAAAACGATGCACCCTTAAACAATATTCCATTTCGGGATGCCGCACCAAGTCCACCGAAATATCCTAATGGAATGGAAATGACCAATGCGCAGGGGCAGGAAATCACTAGGAATATCAGGGCACGGTAGAGCCAATTCGTGAACACATAGTCGTCCACAAAAAAGTAAGGCAGAAGGGTCAGGCCAATGGCAAGGTACACAACGATTGGTGTATATATCCTTGCGAACTTTCGTATAAATAATTCTGTCTTTGATTTTCTTGCAGTCGCATTCTGTACCATATCCAGAATTCGGGCAATGGAACTGTCCTTAAATTTTTTATTGGTTTCCACTTCAATGACACCATTGAGGTTGATGCTTCCAGCAAAAACTTTTTCGTCTTTTGCAATGGTGTCGGGTTTGCTTTCACCAGTTATTGCGGCTGTATTCAGCGATGCCTTTTCGGATAACAAAATGCCGTCCAAGGGAATTTTTTCGCCCACACGCACCTGTATCCTTTCTCCAATCTCGACTGTTTCGGGGTTGACCGCAACAAAATTCCCATCACGATAAACCAACGCTTCATCAGGTCGTGCGTCCAACAAAGCCTTAATGTTTCCCTTCGCACGATTAACCGCTGCACTTTGGAACAGTTCACCCACGGCATAAAATAGCATTACTGCCACACCTTCGGGGTATTCGCCTATGGCAAATGCACCCAAAGTAGCAATTGACATCAAGAAGAACTCGGTAAAGAAATCTCCGTTCTTGATACTGTTCCAACCTTCCCTAATCACGGGAAATCCAACCGGAATATAGGCCACCGTGTACCATACAATCCTGATCCATCCTTTGAAAAATGGAAATACATCAAAGTAATCGACGGCAATCCCTACTGTCAGCATCACAAAGCTGAAAATAGCTGGCAAATAGGTTCTAAAATTTGAAATTTCTTTAGGACTGCTGTGGTTATGTCCGTCATCGTGTGCATGTTCGCCCTGATGTTTTTTGGGGTCTATGTCCTGCAAGTTTACTTTTTTCTTTTTCATAATTACTGCAAGAATGCAAAAATAAGAATGCAACGGAAGTGCATTTATTGTCCGCTACACTTGTCGCATACTCCCTTTAAAACTAAATTCGCATCTTCGGCCACAAAGCCTTTCGGCAGGTTGATATGTGGAATTTTCTGTTCGGTCAGGCACACTGTTTCACCGCAATTGCCACAGTGAAAGTGCAGGTGCAGATCTCGCTCCAGTTCACAGTTGCAACCTTCTTCACATAATGCATATTTCGTCATTCCCGTACCATCATCTATCTGGTGGACAATGGCCTTGTCCTCAAAGGTCTTAAGGGTTCTGTATAGTGTTGTCCTGTCCGCCTTTGCAAAGGCGTTTTCAATGTCCGATAAGGTTTTGGCAGCATTGCTCCTGGCCAAGAATTGGAAGACCAACAAACGCATTGCTGTAGGGCGCACCCCTTTTTCTTCCATAAATTTATCTGCTTGTATCATGGTATCGTTGATTAATCATTGTCTTCGTTTCCAAATGGTTTCAAAATAAGGCCTACACTAAATATAAATCCATCCGTTGGGGCATAGATTTCCGGAAAGGTAGGGTTTTCATGGGGTGGCAGTACCAGAGGAGAGAAACGGCTTTGCCTCCTGTCCGTGAAATTTTCAAAATTAATGAATGTACTTCCCCACTTAAAGTTACGCATCAACAACAATCCCATGGTAACGAAATCAGTAGTTTCTGTTCCATTGGAGAGCAATTGCTTTCCAGTGTAATAGGTCTCATAACCGACACGCCATTTTTCGGATTCGTACATCAAAACGCTTCCAGCATTATGCTTAGCGGTCAAAGGTTTTTGGGGATTGCCCGGCAAATAGTTTAATCTTGTATCGATAAGGGCATAATTCAGGAACCATCGAAAATCCTTATAGGTAAATTTGATGTTCGTCTCCGCACCCTTACTCAATATTTCCCCGGCTGCATTTTCGAACTGGAACAAACCACTATCCAAAGAATTGAGCAACAATCCGTTTCTGATAGCAGTCAAATAGAACAATTGGTTGACGGAAAAGCCCACTTCGTCCGAAAGTCTCGTCCGGTAATTGAAATCAAGGTTAAGGCCATAGGATCGTTCAGCTTTCAAGCTTTCCCTATCGATTGGAAGCACATCCCTAAAATTGATGAATTCAGCCTCCTCCGTAAAAATATCGGGTATTTTATAGCCAAGACCACCACCGAATCTGCTTGAAAAATTGGTGTTGGATTTATACAACAATGAGATTCTAGGTAAAGGAAAAAATCCCCAATCCTCGGCATAATCGGTGCGTATGCCTGTTTCAAGAATCCATCGCTCTGAAAGGTCATGGATACTATTTGCGAAAAGGCCATAAGTATTATCATTCTGGTCACGTTCCAAGGGATTATCCAATTCATCAAATGATGTGGTATAAAGGTTGGCCCCCAACACCCAATCCGATTTTAGGCCCTGTCTCTGATAGGAAGCTTCGGTAAAAGTGTTCCATTGTGTTCCTTTGAATGACAAATCAGGTATTTCTAGACTTCTGTCAAAAAAAGAGATGCTGTTCTTGACCGAAATGGATTGGGTCGAATCCAACTTGGTTTCGAAGACAGCTTGTGTGCTAATCCGTTTGGACAGGTTCTCTTCGGTATATTGATGAATCCCGTTCTCGCCCTCCTTAATTTTTGTGATATCCCCACCTTGTCTATCATCATAGGTTCCGTTGACTCCAAACCAAATTGTGGTATTCCCGGAAGGGTAATAGAAAAGTTTGGGATTAAAACTTAAGGAACGTGTTCGAGGTAAGTTGCTGAACCCATCATCCTCTGGGTCAAAAACTTTTTGTAAATGACCAGAGCCGTAAAGTGTCCATCCCCATTTATCTTTTCGTTCGCCATAGAAAACGTTGGCGGTGCTTCCCAAGGCTTGGGTCTGTGTTAGCATAATATCCAGTTCTGGGTCTTCATTCGGGGTTTTGGATACCATATTGACCAAACCGGCTATGGCACCGCCACCGTACAAAGTGGAAGAACTTCCCTTTACGATTTCAAACTGCCTCAGATCTAATGGCGGTATTTGTAAAATGCTCAATCCGCTTGAGAAACCTCCGTATAGTGGAAATCCATCCCTTAGGAGTTGGGTATAACGACCGTCCAATCCTTGGATCCGAATATTGGTATTGGCACTACTCAATGAGGTTTGCTGCATCTGGATTCCCGTACTTTCCCGCAGTACCATAGAAATGTTCGTTGGGTTCATTACAGCCTTTTCCCCCAACTCCTCGACCCCAATGAACTCTATTCGGGTCGGTATTCTTTTTATGGTACGGGTACTTCTTGTGGACTGCACTACCACTTCGTCCAGGGCGTTGGCACCTTCCTTAAGATAAAAGACCAATTCGACACTTGTAGGTACAATGATATTGGTTTGCAATGTCTCAAAACCCAAATAGGAGATTTGAAGATTGTATGGGCCATCTGGCACATCCTCTAACAAGGCTACACCATCAAAATCTGTCGTTGTCCCTTTATTCAGGCTTTCGATATAGACGGTCGCCCCAAGCAATGGCTCTTTTTCTTCTGCTGTAAAAATCTTGATTTCCAAAGTGTTCTGTGCATAACTGAATACACAGAACATAAGCATAAGCCATATGCTTATCCCGTATTTATTCATTTTAATTTTAATTGAATTGACTAAATTTTTAGGAGAACGATCATTTGATCGCATAGGTAATTAGCCAATAATCCGTGGGGGTTGAAAGAGGGAGAACACTAGGTCTTCGCTGACACTTTCAAAATGGGAAAAACATTCTTGGGCAATCGTGGGTTCGATAGGTTTAAAAATATCCAAACCAAAAACAAGGGTATGGGAATGACAGCAATGGCACTGACAAAAAGGCGAGCAAAGTTCACAATCGCCGTGTTCTTGGTTCTGGTCGAAATCCACTTGAAACTCTGTTGTAACCGAATCGGAAATTTGACCATCATCTCCACAAGGCACTACATTGAGTGCCAAAAAATAAAGGGATAGTATGACCGCTAAAAATTTCATAGTGCAAAGATAACCGATTTCCAGTGCAACTGGATTGCAAAGAATAGCTTTTCGTATAATCCCATAAGGGGCTTTTTGGACAATGCTTTTCCTTCATTTACTCAATCCCCTCATGCCCTTCATGCCCAGTCATAGTCTTTCCGCCTTCATCGTTCATCATAGATTTTTTACCCTTCAATTGCGCTGCGGCATCAACGGTAAAAGTTCCATTGGTCACGATTTCATCGCCGTATTCCAAGCCTGAAAGAACGATGTAGCCACCGTTAACCGCATCTCCAATGGAAATTTCCCGCATCTCAAAAGTAGGGCTGTTGGGGTCGGTCTTGACGTAAACTACTGAACGTTCGCCGGTCCATAGGACGGCACTTTCTGGAATTACTAGGGTGTCATCCTTTTTATCTGATGTCAAAGCCAACGAACCCGCTACGAACATTCCCGGTTTTAATTGCCCGTTTAGGTTGTTCAAAACGGCACGGACTTCGATGGTTCTTGTGGAGGAATTGAGTATTGGGTCAATAAAAGAAATCTTGGCATTGAATTTTTTATCGGGATAGGACTTGGTAACAATATCGATATTCTGCCCTTCCTTCAAAAGGGAAACCTGATTTTCATAGGCATCGAAAACGGCCCATACGGTTCCCAAATTGGCTATTTTAAAAAGGGGCGAACCCTTTTTTACATAGTCCCCGGCCTCGACCATAATCTCGGATACCGTGCCGGAAACATTTGCATAAATCGGAAAATTCTCTTGTACCTTGCCCGGTGCCTCAATCTGCCCGATCTGTTTTTCGGAAAGTTTCCAAAGCTTCAATTTGTTTCGTACCGCTTTATATAATTCAGGTTGCGATTCCTTTAGACTGGCAGCGGTGATCAATTCCTGTTGCGCGGAAACCAATTCGGGGGAATAAAGTGTAGCGAGTTGCTCCCCATTTCGGACTTCTTCGCCCTCGGAATTGACAAACAGTTTCTCGATACGGCCATCAAAATAAGAGGCCTGGGTCGCGACCGCTTTTTCATTTTCTTCTATGGTTCCCGAAAGTTTGAGGGTGTTATCTTTTGAAGTACCTGAACCGACGGTCGTAGTCCTAATATCTGCCAACGACATAGCATTTTTTGTCATTTTGAACTGGCCCATGGCCATGCCCTCATCATTTGATTCCGCGGGAATCAAATCCATGCCACAAATGGGGCAATCGCCCGGTTCAGGCTGCATGATCTGGGGGTGCATCGAACACGTCCACATTTCGCCCGATTCCATTTCTTGGGTGTGGTCGTGTTCGGGGTTCATTCCATCGTTAGAATTACTACCAAAAATGAGCCAGCCACAAAGTAGCCCTACCAGTACTGCAATAGCGATATAAATGATGTTTTTGTTCATAATTTTATTCGTTTTCAAGACGTTCGATCATCTGTTTCATTTCCTCAATTTCCTTACGTTGCGCTTTGATAATATCCTCAGCTAATTTCTTAACCTCTGGATCTTGAATATCGGCGCGTTCACTTGTCAATATAGCTATCGAGTGATGCGGTATCATCGCTTTCATCCAAAGCACGTCGCCAACGATAGGTGCTTGAACTCTCACTAAACCTAACGCACCTAAGAAAAGAACCAAACTGCCTACGAGTATACCTATATTCTTCTTTTTGTCGTTGTACATTTTGCGCATAAAGAACCACATTATCACAGCCATTGCAGCGATGCCCAAGCAAACCATATAGAAACGGGTCAAGCTAAAAAATACATGGTCTAAGGAATACGTGTTTAAATGCATCGTAATGTACATCGCTACAAATGAGCAAGCAAGCATCATGAAGAATGTCTTATAGTTTCCGTCTTTTGAATGTTGTTTTGAATTTTCCATTTTTTAGGTTTTATGTTCATTAAATTATTTAATTGATATTGTCCGTAATCTAAGGGCATTGGCTATGACCGATACGGAACTGAAACTCATGGCCAAGGCTGCTAT
This genomic window from Maribacter sp. MJ134 contains:
- a CDS encoding Fur family transcriptional regulator; translation: MIQADKFMEEKGVRPTAMRLLVFQFLARSNAAKTLSDIENAFAKADRTTLYRTLKTFEDKAIVHQIDDGTGMTKYALCEEGCNCELERDLHLHFHCGNCGETVCLTEQKIPHINLPKGFVAEDANLVLKGVCDKCSGQ
- a CDS encoding DUF6660 family protein — translated: MKFLAVILSLYFLALNVVPCGDDGQISDSVTTEFQVDFDQNQEHGDCELCSPFCQCHCCHSHTLVFGLDIFKPIEPTIAQECFSHFESVSEDLVFSLFQPPRIIG
- a CDS encoding type IV toxin-antitoxin system AbiEi family antitoxin, with translation MTVAEYIKKLLSVEEYAFSMDELLQETDKGKTAILRELARLIEKKEVFNLRQNFYVIFTPRYSNLGKLPINLYIHKLFVFLERSYYLGFYSAAKVYGASHQQIQRDYVMTQAPKPLDIQKPPFDIRFLTTSAWPKKNILFEKSDAGVYQISSPALTLLDLVHYQNKLGGLNRMLSTIEELLEAVTADDLTDLLNWYSQKATLQRLGFLISEIDADNSLCEQIFEDLAKQKIYPVLLQPNSKQRPGAVDNKWKVDVNLKLESDL
- a CDS encoding nucleotidyl transferase AbiEii/AbiGii toxin family protein, coding for MIPKPYIAQWREYAPWKEFAQVEQDLVISRALVAIFSDDFLNENLAFRGGTALHKLYLNPAPRYSEDIDLVQIKEGPIKPIMKRIGEVIDFFEQDRRTQVKGHGAKILYRFTSEYEEEPRRLKLEINCKEHFNVLPWVEFPFEVKSEWFSGSASIRTYNINELLGTKLRALYQRSKGRDLFDLDYARLHLELDHELILKCFNEYMSFSVGKPPSKKEFLLNIEEKEKDPNFIGDMEALLRPEIKYDQEAAFGWLKSILITEF
- a CDS encoding heavy metal translocating P-type ATPase — its product is MKKKKVNLQDIDPKKHQGEHAHDDGHNHSSPKEISNFRTYLPAIFSFVMLTVGIAVDYFDVFPFFKGWIRIVWYTVAYIPVGFPVIREGWNSIKNGDFFTEFFLMSIATLGAFAIGEYPEGVAVMLFYAVGELFQSAAVNRAKGNIKALLDARPDEALVYRDGNFVAVNPETVEIGERIQVRVGEKIPLDGILLSEKASLNTAAITGESKPDTIAKDEKVFAGSINLNGVIEVETNKKFKDSSIARILDMVQNATARKSKTELFIRKFARIYTPIVVYLAIGLTLLPYFFVDDYVFTNWLYRALIFLVISCPCALVISIPLGYFGGLGAASRNGILFKGASFLDAMTKVNTVVMDKTGTVTKGVFKIKEINSITFDEAEFMKYLMAMEEQSTHPIAKAILEYKADGLDYKATDVSEVAGKGLKGTVNGQTVLVGNKALMTSKNIEVPMETDSIVESIVMVAIDGKFAGYVTIADELKEDAHQAIKQIRDAGITKIIMLSGDKDSITQQVSNELNIDWAKGGLLPEDKLNEVEELKKQPKTKVAFIGDGINDAPVLAASDVGIAMGGLGSDVAIETADVIIQTDQPSKIARAIKIGRSTRSIVWQNIGLAFGVKIIVLILGAGGLATMWEAVFADVGVALLAIFNAVRLQRMKWQ
- a CDS encoding TonB-dependent receptor, with translation MNKYGISIWLMLMFCVFSYAQNTLEIKIFTAEEKEPLLGATVYIESLNKGTTTDFDGVALLEDVPDGPYNLQISYLGFETLQTNIIVPTSVELVFYLKEGANALDEVVVQSTRSTRTIKRIPTRIEFIGVEELGEKAVMNPTNISMVLRESTGIQMQQTSLSSANTNIRIQGLDGRYTQLLRDGFPLYGGFSSGLSILQIPPLDLRQFEIVKGSSSTLYGGGAIAGLVNMVSKTPNEDPELDIMLTQTQALGSTANVFYGERKDKWGWTLYGSGHLQKVFDPEDDGFSNLPRTRSLSFNPKLFYYPSGNTTIWFGVNGTYDDRQGGDITKIKEGENGIHQYTEENLSKRISTQAVFETKLDSTQSISVKNSISFFDRSLEIPDLSFKGTQWNTFTEASYQRQGLKSDWVLGANLYTTSFDELDNPLERDQNDNTYGLFANSIHDLSERWILETGIRTDYAEDWGFFPLPRISLLYKSNTNFSSRFGGGLGYKIPDIFTEEAEFINFRDVLPIDRESLKAERSYGLNLDFNYRTRLSDEVGFSVNQLFYLTAIRNGLLLNSLDSGLFQFENAAGEILSKGAETNIKFTYKDFRWFLNYALIDTRLNYLPGNPQKPLTAKHNAGSVLMYESEKWRVGYETYYTGKQLLSNGTETTDFVTMGLLLMRNFKWGSTFINFENFTDRRQSRFSPLVLPPHENPTFPEIYAPTDGFIFSVGLILKPFGNEDND
- a CDS encoding DUF305 domain-containing protein translates to MENSKQHSKDGNYKTFFMMLACSFVAMYITMHLNTYSLDHVFFSLTRFYMVCLGIAAMAVIMWFFMRKMYNDKKKNIGILVGSLVLFLGALGLVRVQAPIVGDVLWMKAMIPHHSIAILTSERADIQDPEVKKLAEDIIKAQRKEIEEMKQMIERLENE
- a CDS encoding DUF2441 domain-containing protein is translated as MLKQSFYSLKAKEFIYFIDLDEPLVCFNLINTNQLTSPLIAHYHTFKNEEYPLYNANPDSLLTDLDSTKLGFVGPRFQYVALSNWARNGLKIGLGITNTKLYSDTDIEKIHRIAELEIEFEKIRRLIDSNLPSRFTCLFLAEDNIDGRTMLKNMFSNRKNFRIAPVEVDFIKVHKADSKWIDAYERNKNIHLIKSYWKGENYDANPQYEYLVDGIVKLKKAEDQKYIVENFDTRPYYHKS
- a CDS encoding class I SAM-dependent methyltransferase yields the protein MATKMNGTKKEQEKAIRYYDKISKIYDYISNWYYKNARKYAIEELELKKGQTVLNLPCGTGVNFKYFQSYLENSGLIIGIDLSGGMLDQAKRKTEKNRWTNIDLELYNATKIDQNWLVKYSERKGQIKIDAIFCDLGLSGLPEWRNIIDNMVSMLSPKGRIVILDWYLEKPSLRGQFVKWIGKGEVDRPIWQYLKDQSLGFQSR